In the genome of Bacteroidota bacterium, one region contains:
- a CDS encoding T9SS type A sorting domain-containing protein yields the protein IIYDIYGKVIKEKAVTGNNIVIDLSDLPSGVYYCMLIDGNRVIGREKMLISK from the coding sequence GATAATTTATGACATTTACGGTAAGGTAATAAAGGAAAAAGCAGTAACAGGCAATAATATTGTTATTGATCTTTCCGATTTGCCTTCCGGAGTTTATTATTGCATGTTAATTGATGGAAACAGAGTAATTGGAAGAGAAAAAATGTTAATTTCAAAATAA